The proteins below come from a single Haemorhous mexicanus isolate bHaeMex1 chromosome 20, bHaeMex1.pri, whole genome shotgun sequence genomic window:
- the SOX9 gene encoding transcription factor SOX-9, translating to MNLLDPFMKMTEEQDKCISDAPSPTMSDDSAGSPCPSGSGSDTENTRPQENTFPKGDPDLKKENDEDKFPVCIREAVSQVLKGYDWTLVPMPVRVNGSSKNKPHVKRPMNAFMVWAQAARRKLADQYPHLHNAELSKTLGKLWRLLNESEKRPFVEEAERLRVQHKKDHPDYKYQPRRRKSVKNGQAEQEEGAEQTHISPNAIFKALQADSPQSSSSISEVHSPGEHSGQSQGPPTPPTTPKTDAQPGKQDLKREGRALGEGGRQPPHIDFRDVDIGELSSDVISNIETFDVNEFDQYLPPNGHPGQVTYTGTYGISGAAGVWMSKQQQQQQQPPAAQLPALSAEQGPQQQQQQQQQQRTHIKTEQLSPSHYSEQQQHSPQQQQQQQQLSYSSFNLQHYSSSYPSISRAQYEYGEHQGSSGSYYSHAGQGAGLYSTFSYMSPTQRPMYTPIADTAGVPSIPQTHSPQHWEQPVYTQLTRP from the exons ATGAATCTCCTCGACCCTTTCATGAAAATGACAGAAGAACAGGACAAATGTATCTCCGacgcccccagccccaccatgTCGGATGACTCCGCCGggtccccctgcccctctggatCCGGCTCGGACACGGAGAACACCAGACCCCAAGAGAACACCTTCCCCAAGGGCGACCCGGACCTGAAGAAGGAGAACGACGAGGACAAGTTCCCGGTGTGCATCCGGGAGGCGGTGAGCCAGGTGCTGAAGGGCTACGACTGGACCCTGGTGCCGATGCCGGTGCGGGTGAACGGCTCCAGCAAGAACAAGCCGCACGTCAAGAGACCCATGAACGCCTTCATGGTGTGGGCGCAGGCGGCCCGCAGGAAGCTGGCGGACCAGTACCCGCATCTGCACAACGCCGAGCTCAGCAAGACCCTGGGCAAGCTCTGGAG acTGCTGAACGAGAGCGAGAAGCGCCCGTTCGTGGAGGAGGCCGAGCGGCTGCGGGTGCAGCACAAGAAGGACCACCCCGACTACAAGTACCAGCCCCGGCGGAGAAAGTCGGTGAAGAACGGGCAGGCGGAGCAGGAGGAGGGCGCGGAGCAGACCCACATCTCCCCCAACGCCATCTTCAAGGCGCTGCAGGCGGACTCGCCCCAGTCCTCCTCCAGCATCAGCGAGGTGCACTCGCCCGGGGAGCACTCGG gcCAGTCCCAGGGGCCCCCCACgccccccaccacccccaagACGGACGCTCAGCCGGGCAAGCAGGACCTGAAGCGCGAGGGCCGCGCGCTGGGCGAGGGCGGCCGGCAGCCGCCTCACATCGACTTCCGCGACGTGGACATCGGCGAGCTCAGCAGCGACGTCATCTCCAACATCGAGACCTTCGACGTCAACGAGTTCGACCAGTACCTGCCCCCCAACGGGCACCCCGGCCAGGTCACCTACACGGGCACCTACGGCATCAGCGGCGCCGCGGGCGTCTGGATgtccaagcagcagcagcagcagcagcagccgccagCGGCGCAGCTGCCGGCGCTGAGCGCCGAGCAGGGCCCccagcagcaacaacaacagcagcagcagcaaaggacCCACATCAAGACggagcagctgagccccagccacTACagcgagcagcagcagcactccccgcagcagcagcagcagcagcagcagctgagctacAGCTCCTTCAACCTGCAGCACTACAGCTCGTCCTACCCCAGCATCAGCCGCGCGCAGTACGAGTACGGCGAGCACCAGGGCTCCTCGGGCTCCTACTACAGCCACGCCGGGCAGGGCGCCGGGCTCTACTCCACCTTCAGCTACATGAGCCCCACGCAGCGCCCCATGTACACCCCCATCGCCGACACGGCGGGCGTGCCCTCCATCCCGCAGACGCACAGCCcgcagcactgggagcagcccGTCTACACGCAGCTCACCCGGCCCTAA